A single region of the Salmo salar chromosome ssa16, Ssal_v3.1, whole genome shotgun sequence genome encodes:
- the LOC106574564 gene encoding fidgetin isoform X1, which translates to MVLNPTQPRLTHRTVIHQQALPWIDVTLTPEVDLSHIQRDMISSSSVYGLKMQWTPEHAQWAEQHFDITSTTRSPAHKADAYRGHLQRGGSTYQYAWANDDISALTASNLLKKYAEKYSGILEMPSERALLNSYADAGINGRKAEGEAWQEGVYCVPEGMSMRKGGVAAEVAGMCSSPSPGLASSGLTEPGYSSSSCGSHTATALHSSAGSSQEYGPSYSGSYLGYSSQVTTSPLHSSGLLQPPPPPPHPSLVPTYNGGSSNLSGYNYPHAGYPSQSAVGPGYSPGGAPPPSSYLTSGIAAPTPLPPSSTLPGYPYQSHNLGPIAPTPLNGSSSNSLKRKAFYMTGQGEMDSTYGNFVYGQARSSAESPMYRVPDSSISNAGGGNGFDRNADKSSLPFNTQKQPMASEQSAGGVLTPPSYASTRGGSRSADSLGSFTSPSLSDQGDEHRLHLSHLSLTGETSSSRPAEEQLKSSDPHLLDMVTSEILQQGPPVDWSDIAGLELAKATLKEEVLWPMLRPDMFSGLGSAPRCVLLFGPRGTGRTLLGRCMASQLGAPFLQLRGSTLATKWLAEGDKILRASFLVARCRQPSVLFISDVDMLLSAQLSNESPVHRLKAELLAQLDALLLGPADDSNNHVLVVCSTSKPQDMDEGLRRYFGRRVLVPLPDGSSRHHMLSQLLSQSQRKYCLSEEELVLLVQRTEGFSGLDVARLCQEALVGMLHTSSQGLDLSVSIMPTGQMRPLTYQDFDSVFCKFQPSISQKEIDTYTEWNKMFGCGQ; encoded by the coding sequence GCCTAAAGATGCAGTGGACCCCAGAGCACGCACAGTGGGCGGAGCAGCACTTTGACATCACCTCCACCACGCGCTCGCCGGCCCACAAGGCCGATGCTTACCGGGGCCACCTGCAGCGCGGCGGCAGCACCTACCAGTACGCCTGGGCCAACGACGACATCTCTGCGCTCACCGCCTCCAACCTGCTCAAGAAGTACGCTGAGAAGTACTCTGGCATCCTGGAGATGCCCAGTGAGAGGGCCCTGCTGAACTCCTACGCCGATGCTGGGATAAACGGCAGGAAGGCAGAGGGCGAGGCCTGGCAGGAGGGGGTATACTGCGTCCCCGAGGGGATGTCCATGAGGAAAGGAGGGGTGGCGGCGGAGGTGGCTGGTATGTGCAGCTCTCCGTCCCCGGGCCTGGCCTCCAGCGGCCTGACAGAGCCTGGTTACTCCAGCAGCAGCTGTGGTAGTCACACCGCCACGGCCCTCCACTCCTCTGCAGGCTCCTCTCAGGAATACGGCCCCAGCTACAGTGGCTCCTACCTGGGCTACAGCTCCCAGGTCACCACCTCCCCGCTGCATAGTTCCGGCCTCTTGcagccccctcctccacccccccacccctccctggTCCCGACCTACAATGGGGGATCCTCCAACCTCTCGGGCTACAATTACCCCCATGCTGGGTACCCCTCCCAGAGCGCTGTGGGGCCTGGCTACAGCCCCGGGGGAGCCCCCCCTCCATCCTCCTACCTAACGTCAGGGATCGCCGCTCCCACCCCCCTGCCCCCCTCCTCCACACTCCCCGGGTACCCCTACCAGTCGCACAACCTTGGCCCCATCGCGCCCACGCCTCTGAACGGCAGCTCGTCCAACTCTCTGAAGAGAAAAGCCTTCTACATGACAGGGCAAGGAGAGATGGACTCCACTTATGGAAATTTTGTCTACGGCCAGGCGCGCAGCTCCGCAGAGAGCCCCATGTACAGGGTACCGGACAGCAGCATCTCAAATGCGGGCGGAGGGAACGGTTTTGACAGGAACGCTGACAAGTCATCTTTGCCGTTTAATACCCAAAAGCAGCCCATGGCCTCTGAGCAGTCTGCGGGTGGAGTACTCACCCCTCCGTCATATGCCTCCACCCGGGGTGGCTCGCGCTCGGCCGACTCCCTGGGCAgcttcacctctccctccctgagCGACCAAGGGGACGAGCACCGCCTgcacctctcccacctctccctgaCGGGGGAGACCTCATCCTCCCGGCCCGCTGAGGAGCAGCTGAAGAGCAGCGACCCCCACCTCCTGGACATGGTGACCTCTGAGATCCTACAGCAGGGACCCCCGGTGGACTGGAGTGACATTGCAGGCCTGGAGCTGGCCAAGGCCACTCTGAAGGAGGAGGTTCTCTGGCCCATGCTACGTCCGGACATGTTCAGCGGCCTAGGTTCGGCCCCGAGGTGCGTTCTACTGTTCGGCCCCAGAGGGACGGGCCGGACGTTGCTGGGCCGCTGCATGGCCAGCCAGCTGGGGGCACCCTTCCTGCAGCTCAGAGGCTCCACCTTGGCCACCAAGTGGCTGGCAGAGGGTGACAAGATCCTGCGGGCCTCCTTCCTGGTGGCGCGCTGCCGCCAGCCCTCAGTGCTGTTCATCAGCGACGTGGACATGCTGCTGTCAGCCCAGCTGAGCAACGAGAGCCCCGTTCACCGGCTCAAGGCCGAGCTCCTGGCCCAGCTTGATGCGCTGCTCCTTGGGCCGGCCGATGACTCCAACAACCACGTCCTGGTGGTCTGCTCCACCAGCAAGCCCCAGGACATGGACGAGGGGCTGCGACGGTACTTTGGCCGGCGGGTCCTGGTGCCGCTGCCGGACGGTTCGTCCCGCCACCACATGCTGAGCCAGCTGCTGTCCCAGTCCCAGCGCAAGTACTGCCTCAGTGAGGAGGAGCTGGTGCTGCTGGTCCAGCGCACCGAGGGCTTCTCCGGCCTGGACGTGGCAAGGCTGTGCCAGGAGGCCCTGGTGGGCATGCTGCACACCTCCTCCCAAGGCCTGGACCTCTCGGTGAGCATCATGCCCACGGGCCAGATGCGACCCCTCACCTACCAGGACTTTGACAGTGTTTTTTGCAAATTCCAGCCCAGCATATCGCAGAAAGAGATCGACACGTACACCGAGTGGAACAAAATGTTTGGGTGCGGTCAGTGA
- the LOC106574564 gene encoding fidgetin isoform X2 produces MQWTPEHAQWAEQHFDITSTTRSPAHKADAYRGHLQRGGSTYQYAWANDDISALTASNLLKKYAEKYSGILEMPSERALLNSYADAGINGRKAEGEAWQEGVYCVPEGMSMRKGGVAAEVAGMCSSPSPGLASSGLTEPGYSSSSCGSHTATALHSSAGSSQEYGPSYSGSYLGYSSQVTTSPLHSSGLLQPPPPPPHPSLVPTYNGGSSNLSGYNYPHAGYPSQSAVGPGYSPGGAPPPSSYLTSGIAAPTPLPPSSTLPGYPYQSHNLGPIAPTPLNGSSSNSLKRKAFYMTGQGEMDSTYGNFVYGQARSSAESPMYRVPDSSISNAGGGNGFDRNADKSSLPFNTQKQPMASEQSAGGVLTPPSYASTRGGSRSADSLGSFTSPSLSDQGDEHRLHLSHLSLTGETSSSRPAEEQLKSSDPHLLDMVTSEILQQGPPVDWSDIAGLELAKATLKEEVLWPMLRPDMFSGLGSAPRCVLLFGPRGTGRTLLGRCMASQLGAPFLQLRGSTLATKWLAEGDKILRASFLVARCRQPSVLFISDVDMLLSAQLSNESPVHRLKAELLAQLDALLLGPADDSNNHVLVVCSTSKPQDMDEGLRRYFGRRVLVPLPDGSSRHHMLSQLLSQSQRKYCLSEEELVLLVQRTEGFSGLDVARLCQEALVGMLHTSSQGLDLSVSIMPTGQMRPLTYQDFDSVFCKFQPSISQKEIDTYTEWNKMFGCGQ; encoded by the coding sequence ATGCAGTGGACCCCAGAGCACGCACAGTGGGCGGAGCAGCACTTTGACATCACCTCCACCACGCGCTCGCCGGCCCACAAGGCCGATGCTTACCGGGGCCACCTGCAGCGCGGCGGCAGCACCTACCAGTACGCCTGGGCCAACGACGACATCTCTGCGCTCACCGCCTCCAACCTGCTCAAGAAGTACGCTGAGAAGTACTCTGGCATCCTGGAGATGCCCAGTGAGAGGGCCCTGCTGAACTCCTACGCCGATGCTGGGATAAACGGCAGGAAGGCAGAGGGCGAGGCCTGGCAGGAGGGGGTATACTGCGTCCCCGAGGGGATGTCCATGAGGAAAGGAGGGGTGGCGGCGGAGGTGGCTGGTATGTGCAGCTCTCCGTCCCCGGGCCTGGCCTCCAGCGGCCTGACAGAGCCTGGTTACTCCAGCAGCAGCTGTGGTAGTCACACCGCCACGGCCCTCCACTCCTCTGCAGGCTCCTCTCAGGAATACGGCCCCAGCTACAGTGGCTCCTACCTGGGCTACAGCTCCCAGGTCACCACCTCCCCGCTGCATAGTTCCGGCCTCTTGcagccccctcctccacccccccacccctccctggTCCCGACCTACAATGGGGGATCCTCCAACCTCTCGGGCTACAATTACCCCCATGCTGGGTACCCCTCCCAGAGCGCTGTGGGGCCTGGCTACAGCCCCGGGGGAGCCCCCCCTCCATCCTCCTACCTAACGTCAGGGATCGCCGCTCCCACCCCCCTGCCCCCCTCCTCCACACTCCCCGGGTACCCCTACCAGTCGCACAACCTTGGCCCCATCGCGCCCACGCCTCTGAACGGCAGCTCGTCCAACTCTCTGAAGAGAAAAGCCTTCTACATGACAGGGCAAGGAGAGATGGACTCCACTTATGGAAATTTTGTCTACGGCCAGGCGCGCAGCTCCGCAGAGAGCCCCATGTACAGGGTACCGGACAGCAGCATCTCAAATGCGGGCGGAGGGAACGGTTTTGACAGGAACGCTGACAAGTCATCTTTGCCGTTTAATACCCAAAAGCAGCCCATGGCCTCTGAGCAGTCTGCGGGTGGAGTACTCACCCCTCCGTCATATGCCTCCACCCGGGGTGGCTCGCGCTCGGCCGACTCCCTGGGCAgcttcacctctccctccctgagCGACCAAGGGGACGAGCACCGCCTgcacctctcccacctctccctgaCGGGGGAGACCTCATCCTCCCGGCCCGCTGAGGAGCAGCTGAAGAGCAGCGACCCCCACCTCCTGGACATGGTGACCTCTGAGATCCTACAGCAGGGACCCCCGGTGGACTGGAGTGACATTGCAGGCCTGGAGCTGGCCAAGGCCACTCTGAAGGAGGAGGTTCTCTGGCCCATGCTACGTCCGGACATGTTCAGCGGCCTAGGTTCGGCCCCGAGGTGCGTTCTACTGTTCGGCCCCAGAGGGACGGGCCGGACGTTGCTGGGCCGCTGCATGGCCAGCCAGCTGGGGGCACCCTTCCTGCAGCTCAGAGGCTCCACCTTGGCCACCAAGTGGCTGGCAGAGGGTGACAAGATCCTGCGGGCCTCCTTCCTGGTGGCGCGCTGCCGCCAGCCCTCAGTGCTGTTCATCAGCGACGTGGACATGCTGCTGTCAGCCCAGCTGAGCAACGAGAGCCCCGTTCACCGGCTCAAGGCCGAGCTCCTGGCCCAGCTTGATGCGCTGCTCCTTGGGCCGGCCGATGACTCCAACAACCACGTCCTGGTGGTCTGCTCCACCAGCAAGCCCCAGGACATGGACGAGGGGCTGCGACGGTACTTTGGCCGGCGGGTCCTGGTGCCGCTGCCGGACGGTTCGTCCCGCCACCACATGCTGAGCCAGCTGCTGTCCCAGTCCCAGCGCAAGTACTGCCTCAGTGAGGAGGAGCTGGTGCTGCTGGTCCAGCGCACCGAGGGCTTCTCCGGCCTGGACGTGGCAAGGCTGTGCCAGGAGGCCCTGGTGGGCATGCTGCACACCTCCTCCCAAGGCCTGGACCTCTCGGTGAGCATCATGCCCACGGGCCAGATGCGACCCCTCACCTACCAGGACTTTGACAGTGTTTTTTGCAAATTCCAGCCCAGCATATCGCAGAAAGAGATCGACACGTACACCGAGTGGAACAAAATGTTTGGGTGCGGTCAGTGA